A window of the Thermus thermophilus HB8 genome harbors these coding sequences:
- the cas6 gene encoding CRISPR-associated endoribonuclease Cas6, producing the protein MPQAVVLELVGEKPPLYPARYAHGLFFALLSRVSPELAQKLHEAPRKPFTLAPLPRAGPEGATLKGTLRLRLTTLDDGLFAPFLRALLEAAPDGLPLGDSSYRLARVLATREGHPLAGATSWEELKEAPKREKATFRFLTPTVFATSKPGGRTRYTPLPDPRLIAGSLLDKWQAHSPFPYNPKEEAALRELFELDLEVAGFRNLRFHRVQAGKGFFPGFTGEATLRLWSQSLEAQEALGRLHALAFFSGVGAKTPYGMGLAVPL; encoded by the coding sequence ATGCCTCAGGCCGTGGTCCTCGAGCTCGTGGGGGAAAAACCCCCCCTTTACCCCGCCCGCTATGCCCACGGCCTCTTCTTTGCCCTGCTTTCCCGGGTAAGCCCGGAGCTGGCCCAGAAGCTCCACGAGGCTCCGCGCAAGCCCTTCACCCTGGCGCCGCTTCCCAGGGCTGGCCCCGAAGGGGCCACCTTGAAGGGGACCCTGAGGCTCCGCCTTACCACCCTGGACGATGGCCTTTTTGCGCCCTTTCTGCGGGCCCTCCTGGAGGCCGCCCCGGATGGGCTTCCCCTGGGGGATAGTTCCTACCGGCTGGCGCGGGTCCTGGCTACCCGCGAGGGGCACCCCCTGGCCGGGGCCACCTCCTGGGAGGAACTCAAGGAGGCCCCCAAGCGGGAAAAGGCCACCTTTCGCTTCCTTACCCCCACGGTCTTCGCCACTTCTAAGCCGGGTGGGCGCACCCGCTACACTCCCTTGCCCGACCCCCGCCTCATCGCAGGCTCCCTCCTGGACAAGTGGCAGGCTCACAGCCCCTTTCCTTACAACCCAAAGGAAGAGGCCGCCTTGCGGGAGCTTTTTGAGCTGGACCTCGAGGTGGCAGGCTTCCGCAACCTGCGCTTCCACCGGGTACAGGCAGGAAAGGGCTTTTTCCCCGGTTTCACGGGTGAGGCGACCCTGAGGCTTTGGAGCCAGAGCCTCGAGGCCCAGGAGGCCCTGGGGCGCCTCCACGCCCTAGCCTTCTTCAGCGGCGTGGGGGCTAAGACCCCCTACGGCATGGGCCTGGCAGTCCCCCTCTAG
- a CDS encoding IS256-like element ISTth4 family transposase has protein sequence MFNRGAHLGTRRCPVDQDTLRILLREAVRETVAEVLQTVLELDRTAFLQVHGGRRNGYYPRKLETTFGQVDLKVPRDRESRYYPAFLKPYARRLVDVGEVAVALYAAGVSQRKAAEILSLLLGHRYSHETLSALTDEVLEAAGAFRTRPLPEEMAFVYLDGLSLKVFREGEGIVRESVYVALGIAPNGERRVLGFWLLPTESALGWEGVLGELWQRGLRRVLLFVTDGLPGLPEAIRRVYPQAEWQRCVVHGVRWSLSQVRSRDRALLAEDLRRVYGAESREEALGALEEVKAAWGSRYPGVVGLWVQDSGAFLRFYGYPKVLWPYLRSTNLMERFIRELRRGTKVRDHKFPKEEAVYKLLYLESERQEGRWAERKLKGFSEVKEVLEKMLQERYAPRTQTLTQSP, from the coding sequence GTGTTTAATAGGGGGGCACACCTTGGAACGAGGAGGTGCCCCGTGGACCAGGATACCTTGCGGATCTTGCTGAGGGAAGCGGTGCGGGAGACGGTGGCCGAGGTTTTGCAGACGGTTCTGGAGCTGGACCGGACAGCCTTCTTGCAGGTGCACGGAGGCCGCAGGAACGGCTACTACCCCCGCAAGCTGGAGACCACCTTCGGCCAGGTGGACCTGAAGGTCCCTAGGGATCGGGAATCTCGGTATTACCCGGCTTTCCTTAAGCCCTACGCCCGCCGCCTGGTGGACGTGGGGGAAGTAGCTGTGGCCTTGTACGCCGCCGGGGTCAGTCAGCGCAAGGCGGCCGAGATACTGAGCCTGCTCCTGGGCCACCGCTACTCCCACGAGACCCTGAGCGCCCTGACGGACGAGGTCCTGGAGGCGGCAGGAGCCTTCCGCACCCGGCCTTTGCCCGAGGAGATGGCCTTCGTCTACCTGGACGGGCTTTCCCTAAAGGTCTTCAGGGAAGGAGAAGGGATCGTACGGGAAAGCGTGTATGTGGCCCTGGGCATCGCCCCTAATGGGGAGAGGCGGGTCCTGGGGTTCTGGCTTTTGCCCACGGAGAGCGCCCTGGGATGGGAGGGGGTCCTGGGGGAGCTTTGGCAGCGGGGCCTGCGGCGGGTGTTGCTCTTTGTCACCGACGGGCTGCCCGGGCTTCCTGAAGCGATCCGCAGGGTCTACCCTCAGGCGGAATGGCAGCGGTGCGTGGTGCACGGGGTGCGGTGGAGCCTGTCCCAGGTGCGCTCCCGGGACCGGGCCCTGCTGGCGGAGGACCTGAGGCGGGTGTACGGGGCGGAGAGCCGGGAAGAAGCTCTTGGGGCCTTGGAGGAGGTGAAGGCCGCCTGGGGTTCGCGGTACCCGGGGGTGGTGGGGCTTTGGGTACAGGATTCGGGGGCCTTCCTGCGGTTCTACGGGTACCCCAAGGTGCTTTGGCCGTACTTGCGGAGCACCAACCTGATGGAGCGGTTTATCCGGGAGCTACGGCGGGGGACGAAGGTGCGGGACCACAAGTTTCCTAAGGAAGAGGCGGTGTACAAGCTTCTTTACCTGGAGTCGGAGAGGCAGGAAGGGAGGTGGGCAGAACGGAAACTAAAGGGGTTCTCGGAGGTGAAGGAGGTGCTGGAGAAGATGCTTCAGGAGCGGTATGCCCCCCGTACACAGACTCTTACACAGAGTCCTTGA
- a CDS encoding type II toxin-antitoxin system VapC family toxin, translated as MIPERLVLDAGPLIALLHRSDPDHEEAVRGFRRLAEGGARLFLPMPVLFEVFKWLLFQAGPKAAREGLAKVEEGVVVVPFTLEDLEEVCLLLARLPGWGGTLEDTGVALLALRLGAPVWTLNYRDLGAFPALRFWTP; from the coding sequence GTGATCCCAGAGCGGCTGGTCTTGGACGCGGGGCCCCTCATCGCCCTCCTCCACCGCTCCGACCCGGACCACGAGGAGGCGGTGAGGGGCTTCCGCCGCCTCGCCGAGGGCGGCGCCCGGCTCTTCCTGCCCATGCCCGTCCTCTTTGAGGTGTTCAAGTGGCTCCTCTTCCAGGCGGGACCGAAGGCGGCGCGGGAGGGCCTGGCCAAGGTAGAGGAGGGAGTGGTGGTGGTGCCCTTCACCCTGGAAGACCTGGAGGAAGTGTGCCTTCTCCTCGCCCGGCTGCCCGGATGGGGGGGCACCCTGGAGGACACGGGCGTGGCCCTCCTCGCCCTGCGGCTTGGGGCGCCCGTTTGGACGCTGAACTACCGGGACCTGGGGGCCTTTCCCGCCCTCCGCTTCTGGACCCCGTGA
- a CDS encoding ribbon-helix-helix protein, CopG family: MRVTIYLPDHLAQEVEAYRKARPGLSLSALVRELLERELVKRPEALLEVAGLVERAELSAREHDALIREER, translated from the coding sequence ATGCGGGTGACCATCTACCTTCCCGACCACCTGGCCCAGGAGGTGGAGGCCTACCGCAAGGCCCGCCCCGGCCTCAGCCTCTCCGCCCTGGTGCGGGAGCTCCTGGAGCGGGAGCTCGTCAAGCGCCCGGAGGCCCTCCTGGAGGTTGCGGGGCTGGTGGAGAGGGCCGAGCTTTCCGCCCGGGAGCACGACGCCCTCATCCGCGAGGAGCGGTGA
- a CDS encoding sialidase family protein produces MKRWLLALTALVLVACSGLQGSEPPGASSPWREVSSGTSDTLTGVAYGNGVFVAVGGASGKSTILVSRDGQSWTRVSYDAQSFLNGIAYDNGLFVAVGFDETILTSPDGYSWTKVHGTGSALQYLNGVAYGGGRWVATGAFSQLLVSQDAGASAWQRVNLDAQGLEGVAYGNGRFVVSGQLGRLFTSTDGLAWQAVSSGTDANLGNAVFGGGRFLVFVPYRGEALTSTDGLTWTRVSGLGARAATYANGRWVAVGWGEKAFLSQDGLRWSEEPLPGYRSLNAVAYGNGLYVAVGDYGHILIRRE; encoded by the coding sequence ATGAAGCGGTGGCTTCTCGCGCTCACGGCTTTGGTTCTGGTGGCCTGTAGCGGACTTCAAGGTTCGGAGCCTCCAGGGGCTTCCTCCCCCTGGCGCGAGGTCTCCTCGGGGACCAGCGACACCCTCACAGGCGTGGCCTACGGCAACGGGGTGTTCGTAGCGGTGGGAGGGGCGTCCGGCAAGTCTACGATTTTGGTCTCCCGCGACGGCCAAAGCTGGACGCGGGTTTCCTACGATGCCCAATCCTTCCTCAATGGAATCGCCTACGACAACGGCCTTTTCGTGGCGGTGGGGTTTGACGAGACCATCCTCACCTCGCCGGACGGATACTCCTGGACTAAGGTTCATGGCACCGGGTCAGCCCTCCAGTACCTCAACGGGGTGGCCTACGGCGGCGGACGGTGGGTGGCCACGGGGGCCTTCTCCCAGCTCCTGGTGTCCCAAGACGCCGGGGCTTCGGCTTGGCAGCGGGTGAACCTGGACGCGCAGGGGCTCGAGGGCGTGGCCTACGGAAACGGCCGCTTCGTGGTTTCCGGACAGCTGGGCCGCCTCTTCACCTCCACCGACGGGCTGGCCTGGCAGGCGGTCTCCTCGGGGACAGACGCCAACCTTGGAAACGCGGTCTTCGGCGGAGGGCGCTTCCTGGTCTTCGTCCCCTACAGAGGCGAAGCGCTTACCTCCACGGACGGCCTGACCTGGACCAGGGTGAGCGGCCTAGGCGCTAGGGCGGCAACCTACGCCAACGGAAGGTGGGTGGCCGTGGGGTGGGGGGAGAAGGCTTTCCTCTCCCAGGACGGCCTCCGCTGGAGCGAGGAGCCCCTTCCCGGCTACAGAAGCCTGAACGCCGTCGCCTACGGCAACGGCCTCTATGTGGCGGTGGGGGATTACGGGCACATTCTGATCCGCAGGGAGTAG
- a CDS encoding recombinase XerD → MREGLGLEVWDHPEERRRVVGEALARWDEALLKEALWAYLVRHRKKPDRAAPHYVGYFVRWLALKGRRWPHLEPEDPKAFLLEAKEKGFPGGERGPMAWSTVERARASLRHLFPFLDWAGHPMPSHVRLPSRQELPVVAPSRAMPEEAYRDLLEKAGAYPLAYWRPLLRVLLVLLGEVGLTVKEAVELWQEDVREKVLLVRGAKLREVPLSPLAREVLADWLPQRAFLASHQPLPYPHLLLKPAPGKNRGKPLGLEEAKWILTEFADFAGVKAEGKRRADLALPLRWRAIRRFLKEGHPREKVAYWTGMKSLVVPGWGEE, encoded by the coding sequence ATGAGAGAAGGACTTGGGCTGGAGGTCTGGGACCACCCCGAGGAGCGAAGGCGGGTGGTAGGGGAGGCGTTGGCGCGGTGGGACGAGGCGCTCCTCAAGGAGGCCCTCTGGGCCTACCTCGTGCGCCACCGCAAGAAGCCCGACCGGGCGGCCCCCCACTACGTGGGCTACTTCGTCCGCTGGCTCGCCCTGAAGGGGAGGCGGTGGCCCCATCTGGAGCCCGAGGACCCCAAGGCCTTCCTCCTGGAGGCCAAGGAGAAGGGCTTCCCCGGAGGGGAGCGGGGACCCATGGCCTGGAGCACCGTGGAGCGGGCCCGGGCGAGCCTCAGGCACCTCTTCCCCTTCCTGGACTGGGCCGGGCATCCCATGCCCTCCCATGTGCGCCTCCCCTCCCGGCAGGAGCTTCCCGTGGTCGCCCCCTCCCGGGCCATGCCCGAGGAGGCCTACCGGGACCTCCTGGAAAAGGCCGGGGCCTATCCCCTCGCCTACTGGCGTCCCCTCCTCCGGGTCCTCCTCGTCCTCCTGGGAGAAGTCGGCCTCACGGTGAAGGAGGCCGTGGAGCTCTGGCAGGAGGACGTCCGGGAGAAGGTCCTCCTGGTGCGGGGGGCCAAGCTCCGGGAGGTCCCCCTCTCCCCCCTCGCCCGGGAGGTCCTCGCCGACTGGCTCCCCCAGAGGGCCTTCCTCGCCTCCCACCAGCCCCTCCCCTACCCCCACCTCCTCCTCAAGCCCGCCCCGGGGAAGAACCGGGGGAAGCCCCTTGGCCTGGAGGAGGCCAAGTGGATCCTCACCGAGTTCGCGGACTTCGCCGGGGTGAAGGCGGAGGGCAAGCGGCGGGCCGACCTCGCCCTCCCCTTGCGCTGGCGGGCCATCCGCCGCTTCCTCAAAGAAGGCCACCCCAGGGAGAAGGTGGCCTACTGGACCGGGATGAAGAGCCTCGTGGTCCCGGGGTGGGGGGAGGAGTGA
- a CDS encoding alpha/beta fold hydrolase, whose protein sequence is MESVKVATGPFLTHLHRAGEGEAVLFIHGSGPGATGLSNWQLALPELGRDFLCLAPDLVGYGESTHPEPPPRGARAWMRLWVDQLLGLLDALGLERAHLVGNSLGGAIALHLLMEAPERFGRVVLMGPVGGPFRLTPELDRIWGFYEDPTLSAMRNAIRWFAFDEGFVRDRLEEIARMRLEAALRPEVRRSFEAMWPRPRQEAIDQLVVPPSALKRMDHPVLILHGYRDGIVPIETSLYLMEHLPNAHLVLLGRTGHWVQIEQAATFHRLVRAFLKGEL, encoded by the coding sequence ATGGAAAGCGTCAAGGTCGCCACGGGACCCTTCCTAACCCACCTCCACCGGGCGGGCGAGGGGGAGGCGGTCCTCTTCATCCACGGCTCGGGGCCGGGGGCCACGGGGCTTTCCAACTGGCAGCTGGCCCTGCCGGAGCTGGGGCGGGACTTCCTCTGCCTGGCCCCGGACCTTGTGGGCTACGGGGAGAGCACCCACCCCGAGCCGCCCCCCCGGGGGGCGAGGGCCTGGATGCGGCTCTGGGTGGACCAGCTCCTGGGGCTTTTGGACGCCCTGGGGCTGGAGCGGGCCCACCTGGTGGGGAACTCCCTCGGGGGGGCCATCGCCCTCCACCTCCTCATGGAGGCCCCGGAGCGCTTCGGGAGGGTGGTCCTCATGGGGCCTGTGGGGGGGCCTTTCCGCCTGACCCCGGAGCTGGACCGCATCTGGGGCTTCTACGAGGACCCCACCTTAAGCGCCATGAGGAACGCCATCCGCTGGTTCGCCTTTGACGAGGGGTTCGTCAGGGACCGCCTCGAGGAGATCGCCCGGATGCGCCTCGAGGCCGCCCTGAGGCCGGAGGTGCGTCGGAGCTTTGAGGCCATGTGGCCGAGGCCGAGGCAGGAGGCCATTGACCAGCTGGTGGTGCCTCCCTCGGCCCTCAAGCGGATGGACCACCCCGTCCTCATCCTCCACGGATACCGGGACGGGATCGTGCCCATAGAGACGAGCCTCTACCTCATGGAGCACCTGCCAAACGCCCACCTGGTCCTTTTGGGGCGGACGGGCCACTGGGTGCAGATCGAGCAGGCGGCGACCTTCCACCGCCTGGTGCGGGCCTTTCTCAAGGGGGAGCTATGA
- a CDS encoding 2-keto-4-pentenoate hydratase gives MRPETFAEELERAWEERRPIEPLSDRGLKGIEAAYRVQEAWNALRLGKGDRVVGRKIGLTSKAVQEQLGVDQPDFGNLWESRFFGVGERVEVEARLFLQPRVEGELAFLIGRRLEGPGVTPQEVLAATEAVAFAIEIVDSRIRDWRIRIEDTIADNASYGGFVVGPWEKALLEEDLSALGLVLYKNGEPVAQGAGAACLGHPARAVAWLTNTLAAFGVALEPGDIVMSGAWAPVQPAGPGDLFTLVGTGGRALSLRFA, from the coding sequence ATGCGCCCGGAAACCTTCGCCGAGGAACTGGAACGGGCCTGGGAGGAGCGGAGGCCCATAGAGCCCCTCTCCGACCGGGGCCTCAAGGGAATAGAGGCCGCCTACCGGGTGCAGGAGGCCTGGAACGCCCTGCGCCTAGGGAAGGGGGACCGGGTGGTGGGCCGGAAGATCGGCCTCACCTCCAAGGCGGTGCAGGAGCAGCTCGGGGTGGACCAGCCCGACTTCGGCAACCTTTGGGAAAGCCGCTTCTTTGGCGTGGGGGAGCGGGTGGAGGTGGAGGCCCGCCTCTTCCTCCAGCCCCGGGTGGAGGGGGAGCTCGCCTTTCTCATCGGGAGGAGGCTGGAGGGCCCCGGGGTCACGCCCCAGGAGGTGCTCGCCGCCACGGAGGCCGTGGCCTTCGCCATAGAGATCGTGGACTCCAGGATCCGCGACTGGCGGATCCGCATTGAGGACACCATCGCCGACAACGCCTCCTATGGGGGGTTCGTGGTGGGGCCTTGGGAGAAGGCCCTTCTGGAGGAGGACCTCTCCGCCTTGGGCCTGGTGCTTTACAAGAACGGGGAACCCGTGGCCCAGGGGGCGGGGGCGGCCTGCCTCGGCCACCCGGCGAGGGCCGTGGCCTGGCTCACCAACACCCTCGCCGCCTTCGGGGTGGCCCTGGAGCCCGGGGACATCGTGATGTCCGGGGCCTGGGCCCCGGTGCAGCCCGCAGGCCCGGGGGACCTCTTCACCCTGGTGGGGACGGGGGGGAGGGCCCTTTCCCTGCGCTTCGCCTAG
- a CDS encoding aldehyde dehydrogenase gives MVEPKIYKETVERLEALGFPFRLPLEVTHYIGGEFVRGENFFPVVYPATGEVIGTAPEGREKEVEQAVAAAKEAFKKWSKMPPSQRRPYLRRFAEKIREYKPVFEVLETLDVGRPIHENRLGYVDRMANNIEFFADFAVTHGSEAYPMENGYINYVLRFPVGVAALITPWNMPSMLATWKIGPTLAFGNTAVLKPAEFTPLGAWLLAKCAHEAGLPPGVFNVVHGFGPDSAGELLTKHPDVRLISFTGETTTGKIIMKNASDTLKRLSMELGGKAPNLIFESADLDRAVEVTMRASFFNQGEVCLAGSRLLVQRSVYEPFLERLVKAARSLKVGDPLDPETRMGALIAEEHLNKVMSYVEIARETATILTGGRRPELPHPFDKGYFLEPTVVVDVKPSDKVCQEEIFGPMVVVMPFDTEEEAIELANNTPYGLNAIVQTRDVGQAVRVSEALEVGTVWVNDWFVRDLRVPFGGAKQSGIGREGGHYGYEFYYETKNVCIANR, from the coding sequence ATGGTGGAACCCAAGATCTACAAGGAGACGGTGGAGCGGCTTGAGGCTTTGGGCTTTCCCTTCCGGCTTCCCCTCGAGGTCACCCACTACATCGGGGGGGAGTTCGTGCGGGGGGAAAACTTCTTCCCCGTGGTCTACCCGGCCACGGGGGAGGTGATCGGCACCGCCCCCGAGGGGCGGGAAAAAGAGGTGGAGCAGGCGGTGGCCGCGGCCAAGGAGGCCTTCAAGAAGTGGAGCAAGATGCCGCCGAGCCAGCGCCGTCCCTACCTCCGCCGCTTCGCGGAGAAGATCCGGGAGTACAAGCCGGTCTTTGAGGTCTTGGAGACCTTGGACGTGGGCCGGCCCATCCACGAGAACCGCCTGGGGTACGTGGACCGGATGGCCAACAACATCGAGTTCTTCGCCGACTTCGCCGTGACCCACGGCTCCGAGGCCTACCCCATGGAAAACGGCTACATCAACTACGTCCTCCGCTTCCCCGTGGGGGTGGCGGCCCTCATTACCCCATGGAACATGCCCAGCATGCTCGCCACCTGGAAGATCGGGCCCACCCTGGCCTTCGGGAACACCGCCGTGCTCAAGCCCGCGGAGTTCACCCCCCTCGGGGCCTGGCTCCTCGCCAAGTGCGCCCACGAGGCGGGGCTTCCCCCGGGGGTCTTCAACGTGGTCCACGGCTTTGGGCCGGACTCCGCCGGGGAGCTTCTCACCAAGCACCCCGACGTGCGCCTCATCTCCTTCACCGGGGAGACCACCACGGGGAAGATCATCATGAAGAACGCCTCCGACACCCTCAAGCGCCTCTCCATGGAGCTTGGGGGGAAGGCGCCCAACCTCATCTTTGAAAGCGCCGACTTGGACCGGGCGGTGGAGGTGACCATGCGGGCGAGCTTCTTCAACCAGGGGGAGGTGTGCCTGGCGGGGTCCCGCCTCCTGGTCCAGCGCTCCGTCTACGAGCCCTTCCTGGAGAGGCTGGTGAAGGCGGCCCGGTCCCTCAAGGTGGGGGACCCCCTGGACCCCGAGACCCGCATGGGGGCCCTGATCGCCGAGGAGCACCTGAACAAGGTGATGTCCTACGTGGAGATCGCCCGGGAAACCGCCACCATCCTCACCGGGGGCAGGCGCCCTGAGCTTCCCCACCCCTTTGACAAGGGCTACTTCCTGGAGCCCACGGTGGTGGTGGACGTGAAGCCCTCGGACAAGGTCTGCCAGGAGGAGATCTTCGGGCCCATGGTGGTGGTGATGCCCTTTGACACGGAGGAGGAGGCCATAGAGCTTGCCAACAACACCCCCTACGGCCTGAACGCCATCGTCCAGACCCGGGACGTGGGCCAGGCGGTGCGGGTCTCCGAGGCCCTGGAGGTGGGCACGGTCTGGGTGAACGACTGGTTCGTGCGGGACCTCCGGGTGCCCTTCGGCGGGGCCAAGCAGTCGGGGATCGGCCGGGAGGGCGGCCACTACGGCTACGAGTTCTACTACGAGACCAAGAACGTCTGCATCGCCAACCGCTAG
- a CDS encoding 2-keto-4-pentenoate hydratase, whose amino-acid sequence MTLLEAVEKARAERRTLSGGRDWGVGLEEAYRIQEALFPGPLKGYKLGLVSEAKQRQMGIAEPIFGRVHPGMLLERVVLEAFVQPRLEPEVAVVLKEDLPPGASVGEAYRAVGGYFLAVDVLDSVWEGYRFTLPEVVADNTSGGGFLLGRRRFSRLPQGSLRAYLNGEKVAEGPVEALGDPGRRLLWLAERVGGLRAGQVVFLGSPAQAVPLARGVLEVWGGGDVLLARVV is encoded by the coding sequence ATGACGCTTCTTGAGGCGGTAGAGAAGGCCCGCGCGGAGAGGAGGACCCTTTCCGGCGGGCGGGACTGGGGGGTGGGCCTGGAGGAGGCCTACCGCATCCAGGAAGCCCTCTTCCCCGGGCCCCTCAAGGGCTACAAGCTGGGCCTGGTCTCCGAGGCCAAGCAGCGGCAGATGGGGATCGCCGAACCCATCTTCGGCCGGGTGCACCCGGGGATGCTCCTGGAGCGGGTGGTCCTGGAGGCCTTTGTCCAGCCCCGCCTCGAGCCCGAGGTGGCCGTGGTCCTGAAGGAGGACCTGCCCCCCGGGGCCTCCGTGGGGGAGGCCTATCGGGCGGTGGGGGGGTACTTCCTTGCCGTGGACGTCCTGGACTCGGTGTGGGAGGGCTACCGCTTCACCCTCCCCGAGGTGGTGGCGGACAACACCTCCGGGGGCGGCTTCCTCCTGGGAAGGAGGCGCTTCTCCCGGCTTCCCCAAGGAAGCCTCCGGGCCTACCTGAACGGGGAGAAGGTGGCCGAGGGCCCCGTGGAGGCCCTGGGGGACCCGGGGAGGAGGCTCCTTTGGCTTGCGGAGAGGGTCGGGGGGCTTCGGGCGGGCCAGGTGGTCTTCCTGGGCTCCCCGGCCCAGGCGGTGCCCCTCGCGCGGGGCGTCCTGGAGGTCTGGGGCGGGGGGGACGTGCTCCTCGCCCGGGTGGTGTAG
- a CDS encoding tautomerase family protein gives MVVLKVTLLEGRPPEKKRELVRRLTEMASRLLGEPYEEVRVILYEVRRDQWAAGGVLFSDKEGT, from the coding sequence ATGGTGGTGCTCAAGGTGACCCTACTGGAGGGCCGCCCCCCCGAGAAGAAGCGGGAGCTGGTGCGGAGGCTCACGGAGATGGCTTCCCGCCTCCTCGGCGAGCCCTACGAGGAGGTCCGGGTCATCCTCTACGAGGTGCGCCGGGACCAGTGGGCGGCGGGGGGCGTGCTCTTCTCGGACAAGGAGGGGACATGA
- a CDS encoding DMT family transporter translates to MGLVGAWVLLALLAGAVLPLQAGVNAELARVVGGPVRSALVSFAVGTLALFLLALLLTGPSWPWGRMLQAPAWVYVGGLLGAVYVVSVIVLAPRLGPLLTFALVIAGQLLASLLLEHLGLLYARHPVNLPRLLGLLLVLLGAYLVRRF, encoded by the coding sequence GTGGGGCTAGTGGGGGCCTGGGTCCTCCTGGCCCTCTTAGCGGGGGCGGTCCTCCCCTTGCAGGCGGGGGTCAACGCCGAGCTCGCCCGGGTGGTGGGGGGGCCTGTGCGCTCGGCCCTGGTCTCCTTCGCCGTGGGCACCCTGGCCCTCTTCCTTCTGGCCCTTCTCCTCACAGGGCCCTCCTGGCCCTGGGGCCGGATGCTCCAGGCCCCCGCGTGGGTGTATGTGGGAGGGCTTCTTGGAGCGGTGTACGTGGTTTCCGTGATCGTCCTGGCGCCTAGGCTTGGACCTCTTCTCACCTTCGCCCTGGTGATCGCCGGGCAGCTTCTCGCCTCCCTCCTCCTGGAGCACCTGGGTCTCCTCTACGCCCGCCATCCCGTGAACCTCCCCCGCCTCCTCGGCCTCTTGCTGGTGCTCCTCGGGGCTTACCTGGTGCGGAGGTTCTGA
- a CDS encoding flavin reductase family protein — MIDPTEFRRTLGRFATGVTVVSAYDEGGNPRGLTANAFMSVSLDPPLVLVSLDNRSRTKPVLERAGRYGVSVLAEEQRALSDHFAGRPQEGLEIAFEERAGVPLLKGALAQVAARVVAVYPGGDHTLFLGEVEYLSWREGRPLLYYAGRYGRLGEWG, encoded by the coding sequence GTGATCGATCCCACGGAGTTCCGCAGGACCCTGGGGCGCTTCGCCACGGGGGTGACGGTGGTCTCCGCCTACGACGAGGGGGGAAACCCCAGGGGGCTCACGGCCAACGCCTTCATGTCCGTCTCCCTGGACCCTCCCCTGGTCCTGGTTTCCCTGGACAACCGCTCCCGGACGAAGCCCGTTTTGGAGCGGGCGGGCCGCTACGGGGTGAGCGTTCTCGCCGAGGAGCAACGGGCCCTTTCCGACCACTTCGCGGGCCGTCCCCAGGAGGGGCTGGAGATCGCCTTTGAGGAGCGGGCGGGGGTGCCCCTCCTGAAGGGGGCCCTGGCCCAGGTGGCGGCCCGGGTGGTGGCGGTCTACCCCGGGGGGGACCACACCCTCTTCCTGGGGGAGGTGGAGTACCTCTCCTGGCGGGAAGGGAGGCCCCTCCTCTACTACGCGGGCCGGTACGGCCGGCTGGGAGAGTGGGGTTAA
- a CDS encoding NAD(P)-dependent oxidoreductase produces the protein MRRVGFIGLGRMGLPMAQNLARAGYEVLAWNRTPKEAEGLVLVGSPKEAAGTGLVITMLADDAATEAVLGEILEGLPEGGLHIAMSTLGVPYSRALEERHKAAGRRYLAAPVFGRPEAAASRALRIVVAGEARDVEEARPILSALGQEVHVVGERPHQAHAVKLGGNFLIAAMLEALSEAYVLVEKNGVKREAFYEVVRAFFRSPVYENYGRILLERRFTPPGFALRLGLKDVRLIHQAADTTHTPMPLAHLLLDRMLEGVARGMGEEDWTAILKLAEAHGGLA, from the coding sequence ATGAGGCGCGTAGGGTTTATCGGCCTTGGGCGCATGGGCCTCCCCATGGCCCAGAACCTGGCGAGGGCGGGTTACGAGGTGTTGGCCTGGAACCGCACGCCCAAGGAGGCGGAGGGCCTTGTCCTGGTGGGAAGCCCTAAGGAGGCGGCGGGAACGGGCCTGGTCATCACCATGCTGGCGGACGACGCCGCCACGGAGGCCGTCCTAGGGGAGATCCTGGAGGGGCTTCCCGAGGGGGGGCTCCACATCGCCATGAGCACCCTGGGGGTGCCCTACTCCCGCGCTTTGGAGGAACGGCACAAGGCGGCGGGGCGGCGCTACCTGGCGGCCCCCGTCTTTGGGAGGCCCGAGGCGGCGGCCTCCCGAGCGCTCCGCATCGTGGTGGCGGGGGAGGCCAGGGACGTGGAGGAGGCGAGGCCTATTCTTTCGGCCTTGGGCCAGGAGGTCCACGTGGTGGGGGAGCGTCCCCACCAGGCCCACGCGGTGAAGCTTGGGGGGAACTTCCTCATCGCGGCCATGCTAGAGGCCCTTTCCGAGGCCTACGTGCTGGTGGAGAAGAACGGGGTGAAGCGGGAGGCCTTTTACGAGGTGGTGCGGGCCTTTTTCCGCTCACCGGTTTACGAGAACTACGGCCGCATTCTTTTGGAGCGGCGCTTTACGCCTCCGGGCTTTGCTTTGCGCCTTGGGCTCAAGGACGTGCGCCTCATCCACCAGGCGGCGGACACCACCCACACCCCCATGCCCCTTGCCCACCTGCTTTTGGACCGGATGCTGGAGGGGGTGGCCCGGGGGATGGGGGAGGAGGACTGGACCGCCATCCTTAAGCTCGCCGAGGCCCACGGAGGTTTGGCGTGA